The following coding sequences lie in one Aspergillus luchuensis IFO 4308 DNA, chromosome 8, nearly complete sequence genomic window:
- a CDS encoding EthD domain-containing protein (COG:S;~EggNog:ENOG410PSF9;~InterPro:IPR011008,IPR009799;~PFAM:PF07110;~go_function: GO:0016491 - oxidoreductase activity [Evidence IEA]) translates to MTVRVFIHGYRKPGLSLSTFRERYEAHIDLVRRISGEDFPLSHRRTYIARTTVETPPAGATARNATTPATILQGQQSDFDFDTTAELTFADQPSFQAFMAKVTAPEAAAQIAEDEERFFDRKMLSFAMIGEVVETRK, encoded by the coding sequence ATGACCGTCCGCGTCTTCATCCACGGCTACCGCAAGCCCGGCCTCTCTCTGTCCACCTTCCGAGAGCGCTACGAAGCCCACATCGATCTCGTGAGACGTATCTCCGGCGAAGACTTCCCACTCTCGCACCGCCGTACCTATATAGCTCGCACAACCGTCGAAACCCCACCTGCTGGGGCGACGGCCCGCAACGCCACAACCCCGGCGACTATCCTTCAGGGCCAGCAGTCGGACTTTGACTTTGATACGACGGCGGAACTGACCTTTGCTGATCAGCCTTCTTTCCAGGCTTTCATGGCTAAGGTGACGGCTCCTGAGGCGGCGGCGCAgattgcggaggatgaggagcggTTTTTTGATCGGAAGATGTTGAGTTTTGCTATgattggggaggtggtggagacgAGGAAGTAG
- a CDS encoding phosphotransferase enzyme family protein (COG:S;~EggNog:ENOG410PUMZ;~InterPro:IPR011009,IPR002575;~PFAM:PF01636) — protein MASKPPLSDIPHSDQHTGDVLFSYTSGRWLWDEAAQLRKRYQPFNVEELKKAAARSVDAKHCVNLTKLPEGSYNKTFLLTMDNDVEVIAKVPNPYVSQQFVTASEVATLDFLRNELGLPVPRVFAWSNKKDQPVGVEYIIMEKAPGNELSKKWPTMDISDKVDIVSQLASIQATVASTDFSHYGSLFYKDDIEGGITIPGRADKFCIGPSCDLRFWEEERRFMDAFRGPWSSSEAYAMDIARREKEWISRFANPRHPADPLRQSDSQESPDCHIELLDKYLKVVPHLIPSDAGQNRSVLWHADLHSGNIFVKDNQIVSIVDWQGCSSLPIFHACRMPKFLRFQGSLLFDLPPATGLTPEEKEDNLRRYQLTQLQRLYISKFRDIDDDIFSAISFPQALTRQQLIDFSGYTWDDDGLFLFQEMMLRTWREWMELTGQPQSSCPVAFTVDELASHAAEEKSWEGRRELFDALGIPTDGWVHLEDFEAKVETMRNLVSSIIDSADDKDSVKEALRAWKLSDLGPASLSGNLMSI, from the exons ATGGCCTCCAAACCTCCCCTTTCCG ATATACCCCACTCAGATCAACATACAGGCGATGTTCTGTTTTCTTATACCTCTGGACGCTGGCTATGGGACGAAGCAGCCCAGCTTCGGAAACGCTACCAGCCGTTCAATGTCGAGGAACTCAAAAAAGCAGCGGCCAGATCCGTTGATGCGAAACACTGCGTCAATCTTACAAAATTACCTGAAGGCTCATACAATAAAACATTCCTATTAACAATGGATAATGACGTCGAGGTCATTGCCAAAGTCCCTAATCCTTATGTCTCTCAGCAATTCGTTACAGCCAGTGAAGTCGCAACGCTCGATTTTCTTCGTAACGAGCTTGGTTTGCCCGTTCCACGAGTTTTTGCGTGGAGCAACAAGAAAGACCAGCCTGTGGGAGTCGAatatatcatcatggagaaAGCCCCTGGCAATGAATTGAGCAAAAAATGGCCCACTATGGATATATCGGATAAGGTGGACATTGTGTCCCAGTTGGCAAGTATACAGGCCACAGTAGCCTCTACAGACTTCAGCCACTATGGAAGCTTGTTCTACAAGGATGATATCGAAGGGGGCATCACTATTCCCGGAAGAGCAGATAAGTTCTGTATCGGTCCCAGCTGCGACCTGCGAttttgggaagaggagaggaggttcaTGGACGCATTCAGAGGCCCTT GGTCGTCATCCGAAGCATACGCTATGGATATTGCCAGgcgagagaaagaatggatcAGCCGGTTTGCAAACCCTCGCCATCCGGCAGACCCCTTGAGACAGTCCGATAGCCAAGAGTCCCCGGACTGTCACATTGAACTCCTGGACAAATATCTGAAAGTGGTGCCTCATTTGATACCATCAGATGCAGGTCAAAATCGATCCGTACTCTGGCACGCCGATTTGCACTCCGGGAATATATTTGTAAAGGATAACCAGATTGTCAGCATTGTTGATTGGCAAGGCTGTTCTAGTCTTCCTATATTTCACGCATGCAGGATGCCAAAATTCCTGAGATTTCAAGGGTCATTGCTTTTCGATCTTCCCCCGGCCACAGGCCTCACgccagaagaaaaagaggacaATCTACGAAGATACCAGCTTACACAACTCCAGAGACTATACATTTCTAAGTTCCGCGAcatcgatgatgatatcttcTCCGCTATTTCGTTTCCCCAGGCTTTAACGCGACAGCAGCTCATCGACTTTTCAGGGTACACGTGGGATGACGATGGCTTGTTTTTGTTCCAAGAGATGATGCTTCGAACATGGCGCGAATGGATGGAATTAACTGGCCAGCCACAGTCTTCTTGCCCTGTGGCATTTACCGTCGATGAGCTTGCGAGTCATGCTGCCGAAGAGAAGAGCTGGGAAGGTCGCAGAGAGCTCTTCGACGCCCTTGGAATTCCCACTGATGGCTGGGTACATCTTGAAGACTTCGAAGCCAAGGTAGAGACGATGCGCAATCTAGTGAGCTCGATCATAGACTCTGCGGATGACAAAGATAGCGTGAAGGAGGCACTAAGAGCCTGGAAATTATCAGATTTAGGGCCTGCAAGCCTGTCCGGTAATCTGATGAGTATCTAG
- a CDS encoding uncharacterized protein (CAZy:GT25;~COG:S;~EggNog:ENOG410Q1SN;~InterPro:IPR002654;~TransMembrane:1 (i12-30o)), translating to MFLFTSQKRFGRLILYALGVLGIILILWQLPYARPTVRIGARSARSQLEDIRNETLGVQKIFAINLPSRVDKRDNLVLGSSVSGFNIDWVNGITPDEVDPRTYPYNWNYDHKPTEYGARRAHVNAMQRIVHERLGSAMIMEDDVDWDVNLKTQLQSFAFGVRALQGADNKVTISPYGDDWDIIWLGHCGVSCRENDPYFVSSNDTTVLPPHHFLPYWRDPPSFGVPDYSRLTCAVDDAVCSIVYAVTYRGAQKILAALSVNPTGLADKIDIGAQFDVSLGRMCGNGYLRCFAVYPSLTGGYHPAGPSSKESDIHGGNEDVHPISSHGVMYSTMLNINRILAGEDTVVSNWDDAPVPVINPANVSMTRGSMIISADNDEYSPSIVNP from the exons ATGTTTCTATTCACATCACAAAAACGGTTCGGCCGGCTGATTCTCTATGCGCTGGGGGTGCTCGGGATCATCCTCATTCTATGGCAGTTGCCCTATGCTCGGCCCACCGTGCGGATAGGAGCTAGAAGCGCCCGGTCTCAGCTCGAGGATATCAGGAACGAGACTCTGGGG GTCCAGAAAATATTTGCGATCAATCTGCCTAGCAGGGTTGACAAGCGCGACAACCTTGTCCTTGGCTCTTCAGTCAGTGGGTTTAACATCGACTGGGTAAACGGTATCACTCCCGACGAGGTTGACCCCAGGACGTACCCTTAT AACTGGAACTATGACCACAAACCTACCGAGTATGGAGCTCGACGAGCTCATGTGAATGCCATGCAACG AATTGTTCATGAGAGACTGGGAAGTGCCATGATCAtggaggatgatgtcgacTGGGACGTAAACCTCAAGACCCAGCTACAGAGTTTTGCTTTCGGCGTCCGGGCTCTCCAGGGTGCGGATAACAAGGTGACCATTTCACCGTACGGTGACGACTGGGACATCATCTGGCTTGGTCACTGTGGCGTGTCATGTCGAGAAAACGATCCATATTTCGTGAGCTCGAATGATACAACCGTCCTCCCGCCACATCACTTCCTGCCCTACTGGCGCGATCCACCCTCATTCGGGGTACCAGACTATAGCCGTCTAACCTGCGCCGTCGACGACGCAGTTTGCTCGATTGTCTATGCTGTGACCTACCGTGGTGCTCAGAAAATCCTGGCCGCTCTTTCCGTGAACCCGACAGGTCTCGCCGATAAAATCGACATTGGTGCTCAGTTCGACGTATCGCTCGGTCGCATGTGCGGCAATGGCTATCTCCGGTGCTTTGCGGTCTACCCATCCTTAACAGGTGGATATCATCCCGCTGGGCCCTCCTCGAAGGAATCTGATATTCATGGCGGGAATGAGGACGTCCATCCCATATCCAGTCACGGGGTTATGTACAGTACGATGCTAAACATCAACCGCATACTGGCTGGAGAGGATACGGTTGTTTCCAACTGGGATGACGCCCCTGTTCCAGTGATTAATCCGGCGAATGTTTCAATGACTCGGGGATCAATGATCATTTCTGCAGACAACGACGAGTATAGTCCTTCAATTGTCAACCCGTAA
- a CDS encoding uncharacterized protein (TransMembrane:1 (o6-26i)) — MQENIAIAVIIIVLFIILAIAGYFIHTMKNRIAHSRKRAVDEESGGEAEA; from the coding sequence ATGCAAGAAAACATCGCCATCGCCGTCATTATCATCGTCCTattcatcatcctcgccatcgcAGGGTACTTCATTCACACAATGAAGAACCGCATTGCGCACTCCCGGAAACGCGCAGTCGACGAAGAAAGCGGTGGTGAAGCTGAGGCCTAA
- a CDS encoding RNP domain protein (COG:S;~EggNog:ENOG410PGNI;~InterPro:IPR000504,IPR012677,IPR034215,IPR035979;~PFAM:PF00076;~go_function: GO:0003676 - nucleic acid binding [Evidence IEA]) has protein sequence MSFPPPPGLRQAPSSLPPRPPATASAASPSTFQPAYSAAPSGANSSYGGNGSRPGYSAITAFQPRSVASSQSYRTSSPVVSAPPTTSSGYSTPTTGSYGGYYPQAQASYQSGPSYYGAAQYNDNTYGPSVPRIQNPFTPAGGDQSGAYGMRGRNFGRNESGLDPETEAQIAQWQSAYVNKEEMPVAGKVPGRPGVNPGVAGPASGANTPSGSNTAANTPAPTVGNPEPAPKTVVRAGGGQTWSDSTLLEWDPAHFRLFVGNLAGEVTDDSLLKAFSKYTSVQKARVIRDKRTQKSKGYGFVSFSDGDDYFKAAREMQGKYIGSHPVLLRRATTEVRPVSNTKNGKKHGGGGGSGGGSGSGKVKHDGVKKHGKTKGGLKIIG, from the coding sequence ATGTCCTTTCCGCCACCTCCAGGTCTCAGACAAGCCCCgtcatctctccctccccggcCGCCGGCGACAGCAAGTGCTGCCTCACCATCTACCTTTCAACCTGCATACTCGGCGGCACCGTCAGGCGCAAACAGCAGCTATGGCGGAAACGGGTCTCGACCGGGCTACAGCGCCATCACAGCATTCCAGCCTCGCTCGGTAGCTTCCAGTCAATCTTACCGTACCAGCAGCCCTGTCGTGTCTGCTCCGCCTACTACATCTAGTGGATATTCGACACCGACCACGGGCAGTTACGGTGGCTACTACCCTCAGGCGCAAGCGTCATATCAAAGCGGCCCTTCTTACTACGGGGCCGCCCAGTACAATGATAACACATACGGTCCGTCTGTACCTCGAATTCAAAACCCCTTCACGCCAGCAGGAGGCGATCAGTCTGGCGCCTATGGCATGCGTGGGAGGAACTTTGGCCGGAATGAATCGGGGCTGGACCCTGAAACGGAAGCCCAGATTGCACAGTGGCAGAGTGCCTACGTAAACAAGGAGGAGATGCCCGTAGCCGGCAAGGTCCCTGGTCGCCCGGGTGTCAACCCGGGTGTTGCTGGTCCCGCTTCTGGTGCCAATACCCCATCCGGTTCCAATACAGCGGCTAACACGCCAGCACCCACCGTGGGTAACCCGGAGCCTGCTCCGAAGACTGTGGTTCGTGCCGGAGGTGGTCAGACCTGGTCCGATTCGACCCTCCTTGAGTGGGATCCCGCACACTTTCGCTTGTTTGTAGGCAACCTGGCTGGAGAGGTCACGGACGATTCGCTACTCAAGGCATTCTCCAAGTACACCTCCGTTCAAAAGGCCCGAGTAATCCGCGACAAACGTACCCAGAAGAGTAAAGGTTACGGCTTCGTCAGCTTCAGCGACGGCGACGACTATTTCAAGGCCGCGAGAGAGATGCAGGGCAAGTACATTGGCTCGCATCCGGTTCTGCTCCGACGAGCCACCACGGAGGTCCGACCCGTGTCCAACACGAAAAATGGGAAGAAGcatggcggtggcggcggtTCGGGTGGTGGCTCCGGCAGTGGTAAGGTCAAGCATGATGGAGTCAAAAAGCATGGAAAGACCAAGGGAGGACTCAAGATTATCGGATGA
- a CDS encoding uncharacterized protein (COG:S;~EggNog:ENOG410PYZ0;~InterPro:IPR036047;~go_function: GO:0005515 - protein binding [Evidence IEA]), whose protein sequence is MDSHNSVQTVLSVRTILEYILLELDMRTILISASRVNRFWNYTISNSRPIQQALFIQPFRRRNHNSSQGVLNPLLVEAFPGIFQRNSTVFPEHTESKLTFDTFHMVRDPTKTGIYMRENASWRRMLVQQPPARALGIVSHIGDDTGFRERCEIQVS, encoded by the coding sequence ATGGATTCCCACAACAGCGTCCAAACCGTCCTCTCCGTCCGCACCATCCTAGAATACATCCTTCTCGAACTAGACATGCGCACAATCCTTATCTCGGCGTCCCGCGTCAATCGTTTCTGGAACTACACAATCAGTAATTCCCGTCCCATCCAACAAGCACTATTTATACAACCATTTAGACGCCGCAACCACAATTCCTCACAAGGAGTCCTCAACCCTCTACTAGTAGAAGCCTTTCCAGGGATCTTCCAGCGGAACAGTACCGTCTTCCCCGAGCACACAGAAAGCAAACTTACCTTTGACACTTTCCACATGGTCAGAGACCCCACCAAGACGGGAATATACATGCGAGAAAACGCAAGTTGGCGCCGGATGCTAGTCCAGCAGCCTCCTGCGCGTGCATTGGGGATCGTCAGCCATATTGGGGATGATACGGGGTTTCGGGAGAGGTGTGAGATACAGGTTAGTTGA
- a CDS encoding anticodon-binding domain-containing protein (COG:S;~EggNog:ENOG410PQ8Q;~InterPro:IPR039683,IPR019181;~PFAM:PF09793) encodes MADNKRHSVGARTSAQGSSGATAGQGMAGAMVPLEVALSRAIGARVRISTSPVASTIEGTLFTACPITNLVAINTAEEGKSQTGDYHVIPVSRIQSFQVLSLSPSNTDGASFSDAVPPLHALDIRALKAREAAAVGKLQEGEARRGKGVTKEAQDLFDAFSRTMPARWDGTKIIVADAVSIAAPYRPDDCRPLVAGDTAALARVRMVLEMERKKIELRNASATIGAGAAGQRKGG; translated from the exons ATGGCAGATAACAAGCGCCACAGCGTGGGAGCAAGAACATCTGCACAGGGATCGTCTGGCGCAACTGCAGGCCAGGGAATGGCTGGTGCCATGGTGCCTTTGGAGGTGGCATTGAGCCGTGCAATTGGCGCACG TGTTCGTATCAGTACATCTCCGGTCGCCTCCACCATTGAGGGGACTCTGTTCACAGCCTGTCCGATCACAAACCTCGTTGCCATCAATACTGCCGAAGAGGGCAAGTCACAGACCGGCGATTACCACGTCATCCCGGTGTCGCGCATACAATCCTTCCAAGTTCTCTCTTTGTCTCCGTCCAACACCGATGGGGCTTCTTTCTCTGATGCCGTACCGCCTTTGCACGCACTTGATATTCGCGCTCTGAAGGCGCGGGAGGCCGCTGCTGTCGGGAAGCTGCAGGAAGGTGAAGCACGTCGAGGCAAGGGAGTCACCAAGGAGGCACAGGATCTCTTTGACGCATTCAGTCGCACAATGCCGGCCCGGTGGGATGGAACCAAGATCATCGTAGCCGATGCCGTCTCCATTGCGGCTCCTTACCGCCCCGACGACTGCCGGCCGCTTGTGGCGGGTGACACGGCTGCTCTTGCCCGAGTACGCATGGTG CTCGAGATGGAGCGTAAGAAGATTGAACTGCGCAACGCGAGTGCAACTATTG GAGCCGGTGCTGCTGGACAACGTAAAGGGGGCTGA
- the GND1 gene encoding NADP(+)-dependent, decarboxylating phosphogluconate dehydrogenase (BUSCO:EOG09261W3X;~COG:G;~EggNog:ENOG410PF9G;~InterPro:IPR006183,IPR006184,IPR036291,IPR006114, IPR006115,IPR008927,IPR013328,IPR006113;~PFAM:PF03446,PF00393;~go_function: GO:0004616 - phosphogluconate dehydrogenase (decarboxylating) activity [Evidence IEA];~go_function: GO:0016491 - oxidoreductase activity [Evidence IEA];~go_function: GO:0050661 - NADP binding [Evidence IEA];~go_process: GO:0006098 - pentose-phosphate shunt [Evidence IEA];~go_process: GO:0055114 - oxidation-reduction process [Evidence IEA]), which produces MGQNLILNAADHGFTVCAYNRTTSKVDRFLENEAKGKPIVGAHSVEEFCAKLKRPRRIMLLVMAGKPVDQFIESLLPHLEKGDIIIDGGNSHFPDSNRRTKYLAEKGIRFVGSGVSGGEEGARYGPSLMPGGNEEAWPYIKDVFQSISAKSDGEACCDWVGDEGAGHFVKMVHNGIEYGDMQLICEAYDILKRGLGLPAKEIADVFAKWNTGVLDSFLIEITRDVLYFNDNDGTPLVEKILDKAGQKGTGKWTAINALDLGMPVTLIGEAVFSRCLSALKDERIRASSLLDGPTPEFTGDKQAFIDDLEQALYASKIISYAQGFMLIQEAAREYGWKLNKPSIALMWRGGCIIRSVFLKDITNAYRNNPDLENLLFDDFFNTAIKKAQSGWRNVVSKGALWGIPTPAFSTALSFYDGYRTRDLPANLLQAQRDYFGAHTFRIKPEHASETYPEGKDIHVNWTGRGGNVSASTYIA; this is translated from the exons ATGGGTCAGAACCTGATCCTTAACGCTGCTGACCACGGCTTCACTGTTTGCGCCTACAACCGCACAACCTCCAAGGTTGACCGCTTCCTTGAGAATGAGGCCAAGG GCAAGCCCATCGTCGGTGCTCACTCCGTTGAGGAGTTCTGCGCCAAGCTGAAGCGCCCCCGTCGTATCATGCTCCTTGTCATGGCCGGAAAGCCCGTTGACCAGTTCATCGAGTCTCTTCTGCCCCACCTTGAGAAGGGtgatatcatcatcgacggTGGTAACTCCCACTTCCCCGACAGCAACCGCCGTACCAAGTACCTCGCCGAGAAGGGCATCCGCTTCGTCGGCAGCGGTGTCtccggtggtgaggagggtgccCGTTACGGCCCCTCCCTCATGCCCGGTGGTAACGAGGAGGCCTGGCCCTACATCAAGGACGTCTTCCAGAGCATCTCCGCCAAGAGCGACGGCGAGGCCTGCTGCGACTGGGTTGGTGACGAGGGCGCTGGTCACTTCGTCAAGATGGTCCACAACGGTATTGAGTACGGTGACATGCAGCTGATCTGCGAG GCCTACGACATCCTCAAGCGTGGTCTTGGTCTCCCCGCCAAGGAGATCGCCGATGTGTTCGCCAAGTGGAACACGGGTGTTTTGGACTCTTTCCTCATCGAGATCACCCGTGACGTCCTTTACTTCAACGACAACGATGGCACTCCCCTCGttgagaagatcctcgacAAGGCTGGTCAGAAGGGTACCGGCAAGTGGAccgccatcaacgccctcgACCTTGGCATGCCCGTCACTCTGATCGGCGAGGCTGTCTTCTCTCGCTGCCTGTCCGCCCTCAAGGACGAGCGTATCCGTGCCAGCAGCCTTCTCGACGGCCCTACCCCCGAATTCACCGGTGACAAGCAGGCTTTCATCGATGACCTCGAGCAGGCCCTGTACGCCTCCAAGATCATCTCCTACGCCCAGGGCTTCATGCTCATCCAGGAG GCTGCTCGTGAGTACGGCTGGAAGCTGAACAAGCCCTCCATTGCCCTCATGTGGCGTGGTGGTTGCATCATCCGCTCCGTCTTcctcaaggacatcaccAACGCTTACCGCAACAACCCCGACCTTGAGAACCTCCTGTTCGacgacttcttcaacaccgcCATCAAGAAGGCCCAGAGCGGCTGGAGAAACGTTGTTAGCAAGGGTGCTCTCTGGGGTATCCCCACTCCCGCTTTCAGCACTGCCCTCAGCTTCTACGACGGCTACCGCACCCGCGACCTCCCCGCCAACCTGCTGCAGGCCCAGCGTGACTACTTCGGTGCCCACACCTTCCGCATCAAGCCTGAGCACGCCAGCGAGACCTACCCCGAGGGCAAGGACATCCACGTCAACTGGACTGGACGCGGTGGTAACGTGTCTGCGTCCACCTACATTGCCTAA